The following are encoded in a window of Candidatus Moraniibacteriota bacterium genomic DNA:
- a CDS encoding F0F1 ATP synthase subunit delta, which yields MKITPKQYIQILRVLIKKYPEDTAMISKKFIFILRRNHHLGLFSKIKRLYWEYQEKDQITETARLQTAYTFSPKEQSDLEKKIQAVRKNPKMNIVWEENRLLGGGAQIHFGEKGYDESIARRFRVLKTYMK from the coding sequence ATGAAAATTACTCCAAAACAATATATTCAAATTTTAAGGGTACTTATAAAAAAGTATCCTGAAGATACCGCCATGATCTCGAAAAAATTTATTTTTATTTTGAGAAGAAATCATCATTTGGGACTTTTTTCAAAAATTAAACGGTTGTATTGGGAATATCAGGAAAAAGATCAAATTACGGAAACGGCTCGACTCCAGACTGCTTATACATTTTCTCCAAAAGAACAAAGTGATTTAGAAAAAAAGATTCAGGCTGTAAGAAAAAATCCAAAAATGAATATTGTATGGGAGGAAAATAGACTTCTTGGTGGAGGAGCGCAAATTCACTTTGGAGAGAAAGGTTATGATGAAAGTATCGCCAGAAGATTTCGAGTATTAAAAACATATATGAAATAA
- a CDS encoding F0F1 ATP synthase subunit alpha: MQHTDPIIDYIQKQIQAFDPKAKEDPVGIVLESGDGVARISGLSRVAIMEMVEFQSGLFGVVLNLEESQVGVMILGSSGDVAEGDMVRATGKILSIPVSEKIIGRVVDPLGAPKDGKGEIPAKERMPIEKVAPGVVTREAVNQPVQTGIKAIDAMIPIGRGQRELIIGDRQTGKTAVAIDAIINQKGQNMICVYVAVGQKESKVARIVAELESRGAMEYTVVVSAGASEAASLSFLSPYAGCAIGEYFMAQGKDVLVVYDDLSRHAWAYRQISLILRRPPGREAYPGDVFYLHSRLLERSARLNKEYGGGSITALPIIETQAGDVSAYIPTNVISITDGQIYLESNLFYKGIRPAVNVGLSVSRVGSSAQIKAMKQVAGQLRLDLAQFRELEAFAQFGSDLDEKTRSQLERGRRTVEILKQDQYSPLTVSQQVISLYAVTRGYIDEVPVEKVRVWEQELLTYFDSQKKNIVEKITKEKVITEEIEELLKKAIKEFKEVYLEQ, from the coding sequence ATGCAACATACAGATCCTATTATTGATTATATTCAGAAACAGATTCAAGCATTTGATCCCAAAGCAAAAGAGGATCCTGTTGGAATTGTTTTAGAATCAGGAGATGGCGTCGCTCGCATTTCCGGTCTCTCCAGAGTTGCCATTATGGAAATGGTAGAATTTCAATCTGGTCTTTTTGGTGTAGTTCTTAACTTGGAAGAAAGTCAGGTTGGTGTGATGATTTTAGGATCATCCGGAGATGTTGCTGAAGGAGATATGGTTCGTGCTACGGGAAAAATTTTATCTATTCCTGTGAGTGAAAAGATTATTGGTCGTGTCGTTGATCCACTTGGAGCTCCGAAAGATGGAAAGGGAGAAATTCCCGCAAAAGAACGGATGCCTATTGAAAAAGTTGCTCCAGGAGTGGTGACTCGTGAAGCAGTGAATCAACCAGTTCAAACTGGTATCAAAGCTATTGACGCTATGATTCCTATCGGACGAGGTCAAAGAGAGCTTATCATTGGTGATCGACAAACAGGAAAAACTGCTGTAGCTATTGACGCTATCATTAATCAGAAGGGGCAGAATATGATTTGTGTTTATGTGGCTGTAGGACAGAAAGAATCTAAAGTTGCAAGAATTGTTGCAGAATTAGAAAGTCGTGGAGCTATGGAATATACCGTAGTCGTAAGTGCTGGAGCATCAGAGGCTGCGAGTTTATCCTTTCTTTCCCCGTACGCAGGATGCGCTATCGGAGAATATTTCATGGCTCAAGGGAAAGATGTTCTAGTTGTCTATGATGATCTCTCAAGACATGCTTGGGCATATCGTCAGATTTCTCTTATTCTTCGTCGCCCACCAGGACGAGAAGCTTATCCAGGAGATGTTTTTTATTTGCATTCACGACTTCTAGAAAGAAGTGCTCGACTTAATAAAGAATATGGAGGGGGATCTATAACAGCATTACCTATTATTGAAACTCAAGCTGGAGATGTAAGTGCTTATATTCCAACGAATGTTATTTCTATTACTGACGGACAAATTTATTTGGAAAGTAATTTATTTTATAAAGGCATTCGGCCCGCAGTAAATGTGGGACTTTCAGTTTCTCGCGTAGGATCATCGGCTCAGATTAAAGCTATGAAGCAAGTGGCTGGTCAACTTCGTCTCGACCTTGCTCAATTTAGAGAGCTTGAAGCTTTTGCACAATTTGGTTCTGATCTTGATGAAAAAACGCGAAGTCAACTTGAGAGAGGAAGAAGGACTGTAGAAATTTTAAAACAAGATCAGTATTCTCCCTTAACAGTTTCTCAGCAAGTTATTTCATTGTACGCCGTTACTCGGGGATATATTGATGAAGTTCCTGTTGAAAAGGTTCGCGTATGGGAACAGGAGCTTTTGACTTATTTTGATTCTCAGAAAAAAAATATTGTTGAGAAGATTACGAAGGAAAAGGTGATAACGGAAGAAATTGAGGAACTTCTTAAAAAGGCGATAAAAGAATTTAAAGAAGTATATCTGGAACAGTAG
- a CDS encoding Hsp20/alpha crystallin family protein, with protein MRRQIMHWQPIMDLDRIFDEDRWFSGSFSPAMDVYQDGDNVIAKVSLPDIEPKNIEVSVENDVLTVSGETREKKEIKHEDYYRKEIREGSFSRSVVLPMKVKNEKVKASYEKGVLTITMPKAEEVKPRRVAIETRED; from the coding sequence ATGAGAAGACAAATAATGCATTGGCAACCCATCATGGATCTTGATCGAATTTTTGATGAAGATAGATGGTTTTCCGGAAGTTTTTCTCCAGCTATGGATGTTTATCAGGATGGTGATAATGTTATCGCCAAAGTATCTCTTCCTGATATTGAGCCAAAAAATATTGAAGTTTCAGTGGAAAATGATGTACTGACGGTTTCTGGAGAAACTCGAGAGAAAAAAGAAATTAAACACGAAGATTATTATCGAAAAGAAATTCGTGAAGGAAGTTTCTCTCGTTCAGTCGTTCTTCCCATGAAGGTAAAGAACGAGAAAGTAAAAGCCTCTTATGAGAAAGGAGTTCTCACTATTACTATGCCCAAAGCGGAAGAAGTAAAGCCGAGGAGAGTAGCTATTGAGACAAGGGAAGACTGA
- the atpE gene encoding ATP synthase F0 subunit C: MVSNVEAMKSLGAAIAIGAGAIGPGIGLGILVSKAVEAVGRNPEAVGKIQPLMILGMAFTEAVAIYALVIALIIKFV; encoded by the coding sequence ATGGTAAGTAATGTTGAGGCTATGAAATCACTTGGTGCAGCTATAGCTATTGGAGCTGGAGCAATAGGACCTGGTATAGGCTTGGGTATTTTGGTTTCAAAAGCTGTTGAAGCGGTTGGTCGAAATCCTGAAGCAGTAGGAAAAATTCAGCCATTGATGATTCTTGGTATGGCATTTACTGAAGCAGTTGCTATTTATGCTTTAGTTATAGCTTTGATTATTAAATTCGTTTAG
- the atpF gene encoding F0F1 ATP synthase subunit B: MEILSKLGIDWRLFLAQLINFLIFFYVLRRFVFTPILKYLEERRKKIERGLEHAKKSEELHKKVKIEAEKIVLDAKREAKEILSEAHKEAKRSADVFLEKAKEESIEILQEVKSQAEEERRAYIIRFKSDIAKLVVFAAEKVVGKRWDSSEDKKFIEDILLDMSKKSS, from the coding sequence ATGGAAATTCTTTCCAAACTAGGAATTGATTGGCGACTTTTTCTTGCACAATTGATTAACTTTCTTATTTTTTTCTATGTTCTTCGACGATTTGTATTTACTCCAATTTTAAAATATTTGGAGGAACGAAGAAAGAAAATTGAAAGGGGTCTTGAGCATGCAAAAAAGTCTGAAGAGCTTCATAAAAAAGTAAAAATTGAAGCGGAGAAAATTGTTCTTGATGCAAAACGAGAAGCAAAAGAAATTCTTTCAGAAGCACATAAAGAAGCTAAACGTTCTGCAGATGTTTTTCTTGAAAAGGCAAAAGAAGAATCAATAGAAATTCTTCAAGAAGTTAAAAGCCAGGCGGAAGAAGAACGACGCGCATACATTATTCGTTTCAAGTCAGATATAGCGAAGTTGGTTGTTTTTGCCGCAGAAAAGGTCGTGGGAAAGCGTTGGGATTCATCTGAAGATAAAAAGTTTATTGAGGATATTCTTTTGGATATGTCGAAAAAGAGTTCCTAG
- the atpC gene encoding ATP synthase F1 subunit epsilon — protein sequence MKSFHFILATPERKVMDCDVVQVTLPVVDGEITILADHIPYVGVLRSGEIRLVLAKDSKKEELALSSGFLEFGKNILTVLADTAERAEEIDIERVEKAVARAKEAKERKDLNEIEYATVAAQLEKELARLRVARKRR from the coding sequence ATGAAATCATTTCATTTTATTCTTGCCACACCAGAGCGAAAAGTAATGGATTGTGATGTTGTACAGGTAACACTTCCTGTTGTGGATGGGGAGATTACCATTTTAGCTGATCATATTCCTTATGTTGGAGTTTTGCGATCAGGAGAAATTCGACTTGTTCTTGCTAAAGATTCAAAAAAAGAAGAACTTGCTTTGTCGAGTGGCTTTTTGGAATTTGGAAAAAATATACTTACAGTACTTGCTGATACTGCTGAACGTGCAGAAGAAATAGATATCGAGAGAGTAGAAAAAGCTGTAGCACGTGCTAAAGAGGCTAAAGAAAGAAAAGATCTCAATGAAATAGAATACGCAACAGTAGCTGCTCAACTTGAAAAAGAACTTGCCAGGCTTCGTGTAGCGAGAAAAAGAAGGTAA
- the grpE gene encoding nucleotide exchange factor GrpE: protein MDKKEEKIKEGKGMMSQCFIQGIIVNEFGNILFVKEKEGNVPFGIPKGSVSIEESFEEFFVQKIYEEMNMRVSVEDKLSFSFTTVEGEKYLSCISLFSLKDEVDEIENETHNNEYKWFDLSKALDMELEKDSKDAILSYKEYKESKESLLGWRRCLADFENFKKRQEVYGREISVRAVEDVVLNFLPVIDNFSSSIVHVPKDHENDPWVTGITYIHKQLEGVLREIDVEEIEVKEGDVFDPEIHEAIENRGNLESEKESEEEKQESSIIKISKIIQKGYRFKGKIIRPARVAVL, encoded by the coding sequence ATGGATAAGAAAGAAGAAAAAATTAAAGAAGGAAAAGGGATGATGTCTCAATGTTTTATTCAGGGTATTATTGTGAATGAATTTGGAAATATTCTTTTTGTTAAAGAAAAGGAAGGGAATGTTCCTTTTGGTATACCTAAAGGAAGCGTAAGCATCGAAGAATCTTTTGAAGAATTTTTCGTTCAAAAAATTTACGAAGAAATGAATATGCGAGTGAGTGTTGAAGATAAATTGTCTTTTTCTTTTACTACCGTAGAGGGTGAAAAATATCTTTCTTGTATTTCTCTTTTTTCTCTCAAAGATGAGGTAGATGAGATTGAAAATGAAACTCATAATAATGAATACAAATGGTTTGATCTTTCAAAAGCTTTAGATATGGAGCTTGAAAAAGATAGTAAAGATGCAATTCTTTCTTATAAAGAATATAAGGAAAGTAAGGAATCATTACTTGGATGGAGGCGTTGCTTGGCGGATTTTGAAAATTTTAAAAAGCGACAAGAGGTATACGGAAGAGAAATTTCTGTTCGTGCGGTAGAGGATGTGGTTTTAAATTTTCTTCCCGTGATCGATAATTTTTCATCTTCAATTGTGCATGTTCCCAAAGATCATGAGAATGATCCTTGGGTTACAGGAATAACCTATATTCACAAACAACTCGAAGGAGTACTTCGTGAAATAGATGTAGAAGAGATTGAAGTGAAAGAGGGAGATGTGTTTGATCCAGAGATTCATGAAGCGATTGAAAATAGGGGAAATCTTGAATCAGAAAAAGAAAGTGAAGAAGAAAAGCAAGAATCCTCTATTATAAAAATTTCTAAAATTATTCAGAAAGGATATCGCTTTAAAGGAAAAATAATTCGTCCGGCTCGAGTAGCTGTTTTGTAA
- the rmuC gene encoding DNA recombination protein RmuC, which produces MEKYLLFGNVFIGVAILFFLFKKSSEKNEKENFFLDRMDRMEKSILLLLRQESYQGRQEMSRGNQDSREELRDILKGISQSQGEGLERFRKQLAELIEKNENRMEDIRKVVEERLLILQKDNAEKLEKMRQTVDEKLHNTLEKRLDASFVKVQVQLESVYKGLGEMRTLALGVGDLKKVLQNVKTRGTWGEAQLGNLLADILTIEQYDINVATKLGSNDRVEFAIKIPAKREDGKYVLLPIDAKFPLEDYQLLVDASEKGDLEKIDYYAKQLEIRIKSEAKDIRDKYLDPPTTTDFGILFLPNEGLYAEVLRRGGLADVLRREYRIVVAGPATIAAFLNSLQMGFRTLAIEKQSSQVWELLATVKKEFSVFGDILDKTHKKLQEASNAIERASSKSRTIEKRLKKAQELPSECLEETNKEFLQEERNSSIINERS; this is translated from the coding sequence ATGGAAAAATATCTTCTTTTTGGAAATGTATTTATTGGCGTAGCCATTCTTTTCTTTCTATTTAAAAAAAGTTCCGAAAAAAATGAGAAAGAAAATTTCTTTTTGGATCGAATGGATCGAATGGAAAAAAGTATTCTTTTACTTCTTAGACAAGAATCGTATCAAGGTCGTCAAGAAATGTCTCGAGGAAATCAGGATTCTCGTGAAGAATTGAGAGATATTTTAAAAGGCATTTCCCAATCTCAAGGAGAAGGCCTTGAACGTTTTCGCAAACAACTTGCTGAGCTTATCGAAAAAAATGAAAACAGAATGGAAGATATCCGTAAGGTTGTAGAAGAAAGACTTCTTATTCTTCAAAAAGATAACGCTGAAAAACTTGAGAAAATGCGACAGACAGTGGATGAAAAACTTCATAATACTTTAGAGAAACGTCTAGACGCTTCATTTGTAAAAGTTCAAGTTCAATTAGAATCTGTTTATAAAGGACTTGGAGAAATGAGAACACTTGCTCTGGGTGTGGGGGATCTTAAGAAAGTTCTTCAAAATGTAAAAACTCGAGGAACATGGGGAGAAGCACAATTGGGAAATCTTCTTGCGGATATTCTTACTATTGAACAATACGATATAAATGTCGCTACAAAACTAGGATCGAATGATCGAGTTGAATTTGCTATAAAAATTCCAGCAAAACGTGAAGATGGAAAGTATGTTCTTCTTCCTATAGACGCTAAATTTCCTTTGGAGGATTATCAATTATTGGTGGATGCTTCGGAAAAGGGTGATTTAGAAAAGATTGATTATTATGCAAAACAATTAGAAATACGTATAAAAAGTGAGGCCAAGGATATTCGAGATAAATATCTTGATCCTCCAACTACTACTGACTTTGGTATACTTTTTCTTCCTAATGAAGGATTATATGCCGAGGTTCTTCGTCGAGGGGGCTTAGCTGATGTGCTTCGTCGAGAATATCGTATCGTTGTTGCTGGTCCAGCAACAATTGCAGCTTTTCTTAATAGTTTACAAATGGGATTTCGTACCTTGGCGATTGAGAAACAATCTAGTCAAGTATGGGAGCTCCTAGCTACAGTAAAGAAAGAATTCTCTGTTTTTGGTGATATTTTGGATAAAACACATAAGAAGCTTCAAGAAGCGAGCAATGCTATTGAACGAGCATCTTCGAAAAGTCGTACTATTGAAAAGAGGCTAAAAAAAGCTCAAGAACTTCCTTCTGAATGTTTAGAAGAAACTAATAAAGAATTTTTGCAAGAAGAAAGAAACTCAAGTATAATAAATGAAAGGAGTTAA
- the atpG gene encoding ATP synthase F1 subunit gamma has product MGSAREIRSRVTSIRNTQKVTRAMQMVSAAKMQRAVKNVLDIRPYAHNAWSILANMSRAMKNRKHPLLDAREISNVLIVVIASNRGLCGGFNTQVQKKFRSLLSQEDRLFAFSGEVKKELSKKDRIVDVVAIGRKAEKMATTLGKNLIASFPDLMHTPSFDEARTVANTLIDWYLERRYDKIVVVYTDYISALKQETKTRQILPVSVSEFEKQLAEMDILQKEIGLTGPSYEYKIEPSPEVVLDALLPALIRTQIYHMVLESNASKEASRMVAMKNATDAAGEIADEFMLVYNRIRQAKITQEIAEISAGRAALE; this is encoded by the coding sequence ATGGGATCAGCGCGTGAAATACGATCAAGAGTGACTTCCATTAGGAACACGCAGAAGGTGACGCGTGCTATGCAGATGGTTTCAGCTGCGAAAATGCAACGTGCTGTGAAGAATGTTCTGGATATTCGTCCTTATGCTCATAATGCTTGGAGTATTTTGGCAAATATGTCACGAGCAATGAAGAATAGAAAACACCCACTTCTTGATGCGCGAGAAATTTCAAATGTTTTAATTGTAGTTATTGCTTCTAATAGAGGTCTTTGTGGAGGTTTTAACACACAAGTACAGAAAAAATTTCGCTCTCTCCTTTCTCAAGAAGATCGATTATTTGCTTTTTCTGGAGAAGTTAAAAAGGAATTATCAAAAAAAGATCGCATCGTAGATGTTGTGGCTATTGGTCGAAAAGCAGAAAAAATGGCGACAACATTAGGAAAAAATCTTATTGCTTCTTTTCCTGATTTGATGCATACGCCAAGTTTTGATGAAGCGCGAACAGTTGCTAATACTCTTATTGATTGGTATTTAGAAAGACGATATGACAAGATTGTTGTTGTCTATACGGATTATATTTCTGCCCTGAAACAAGAAACGAAGACGCGTCAAATTTTACCAGTAAGCGTTTCAGAATTTGAGAAACAACTTGCTGAAATGGATATCTTACAAAAAGAAATTGGACTTACTGGCCCTTCGTATGAATATAAAATTGAACCATCCCCGGAAGTTGTTTTGGATGCATTACTGCCCGCACTTATTCGAACGCAGATATATCATATGGTTTTAGAGTCAAATGCATCAAAGGAAGCTTCGCGAATGGTTGCCATGAAGAATGCAACCGATGCTGCTGGAGAGATTGCTGATGAATTTATGTTGGTATATAACCGAATTAGACAGGCAAAGATAACGCAAGAAATTGCAGAAATAAGTGCTGGACGGGCGGCTCTGGAATAA
- the dnaK gene encoding molecular chaperone DnaK: MAKILGIDLGTTNSAMAVIEGGKPEIVENKEGNRTTPSMVAISKTGERLVGLLAKRQAVTNPGNTLFSVKRLIGGDFSNEEIQKDIKNLPYKVVGSDNGGVKVSMSGKDYTPQEISAMILQKLKSDAEAKLGETITDAVITVPAYFDDAQRKATKEAGEIAGLNVKRVVNEPTAAALAYGFDKRKNEQIAVYDLGGGTFDISILDVGDDTIEVKSTHGDTHLGGDDFDQRIIDWILNEFKKQEGIDLGKDPLALQRIKEAAEKAKIELSTAIETEINQPFITSDANGPKHLVMTLKRAKLEELVHDLVDKTLEPMKQALQDAGLGVKDIEEIVMVGGMTRMPLVQQKVEEFFGKKPNSSVNPDEVVAIGAAIQGGVLAGDVKDVLLLDVTPLTLGIETMGGVATPLIEKNTTIPAQQSQTFSTASDNQPSVEIHVVQGERPVASDNKSLGRFILDGIPPSPRGIPQIEVTFDIDANGILSVTAKDKATGKTQSIKIEASSGLTKEEIERMKKDAELHAEEDKKKKELVEVRNSADTLIFVTEKAMRDAGDKVSAEEKKPVEEKIEELKKILGDEKSDVEAVKKATQELSVTAQTIGEKLYKVAQEKEAPASDVQEEEKKSEGEDEVKDAQTEEKKD, translated from the coding sequence ATGGCAAAAATTTTAGGAATCGATTTGGGAACCACTAATTCCGCTATGGCGGTTATTGAGGGGGGAAAGCCTGAAATCGTCGAGAATAAGGAAGGAAATAGAACTACCCCATCTATGGTAGCAATATCAAAAACGGGGGAGCGACTTGTAGGACTTCTTGCAAAGCGTCAAGCAGTTACGAATCCCGGGAATACGTTATTTAGTGTGAAACGTCTTATTGGTGGGGATTTCTCAAATGAAGAAATTCAAAAAGATATTAAAAATCTTCCTTATAAGGTAGTAGGGTCTGATAATGGTGGAGTGAAGGTTTCTATGAGTGGGAAAGATTATACTCCTCAAGAAATCAGTGCTATGATTTTGCAAAAGCTCAAAAGTGATGCTGAGGCAAAACTTGGAGAAACTATTACTGACGCAGTAATTACTGTTCCTGCATATTTTGATGATGCTCAAAGAAAAGCAACAAAAGAAGCTGGAGAAATTGCAGGACTTAATGTGAAACGAGTAGTAAATGAACCTACAGCTGCCGCACTTGCATACGGATTTGATAAGAGAAAAAATGAACAAATCGCTGTATATGATCTGGGTGGTGGAACGTTTGATATTTCTATTCTTGATGTAGGAGATGATACTATCGAGGTAAAATCAACTCATGGAGATACGCATCTTGGAGGAGATGATTTCGATCAACGTATTATTGATTGGATTTTGAATGAATTTAAAAAACAAGAAGGTATCGATCTCGGAAAAGATCCGCTTGCTCTTCAGAGAATTAAAGAAGCTGCAGAAAAAGCAAAAATTGAACTTTCTACCGCGATTGAAACTGAAATTAATCAACCTTTTATAACTTCTGATGCGAATGGTCCTAAACATCTCGTAATGACTCTTAAGCGAGCAAAATTAGAAGAACTTGTGCATGATTTGGTTGATAAAACACTCGAACCAATGAAACAAGCTCTTCAAGATGCTGGTCTTGGCGTGAAAGATATCGAAGAAATTGTTATGGTGGGAGGAATGACTCGAATGCCTCTTGTCCAACAAAAGGTAGAAGAATTTTTTGGGAAAAAACCTAATTCAAGTGTAAATCCTGATGAAGTTGTAGCAATAGGAGCTGCTATACAAGGAGGTGTTCTAGCTGGAGATGTGAAAGACGTTCTTCTTTTGGACGTAACACCTCTTACTCTTGGAATTGAAACTATGGGAGGTGTAGCCACTCCTTTGATTGAAAAAAACACAACTATTCCCGCACAACAATCACAGACATTTTCCACAGCATCTGATAATCAACCGAGTGTAGAAATTCATGTTGTACAAGGAGAGCGTCCAGTCGCCTCAGATAATAAATCATTAGGAAGATTTATCCTTGATGGTATTCCTCCTTCTCCTCGAGGAATTCCTCAGATCGAAGTTACGTTTGATATCGATGCTAATGGAATATTGAGCGTTACTGCTAAAGATAAAGCAACAGGAAAAACGCAATCTATAAAAATTGAAGCTTCTAGTGGGCTCACAAAAGAAGAAATTGAACGAATGAAAAAAGATGCAGAATTACATGCTGAGGAAGATAAGAAAAAGAAAGAATTAGTAGAAGTGCGAAATTCTGCTGATACACTTATTTTCGTAACGGAGAAAGCTATGAGAGATGCAGGAGATAAGGTTTCAGCTGAAGAAAAGAAGCCCGTAGAAGAAAAAATTGAAGAATTGAAAAAAATTCTTGGAGATGAGAAATCTGATGTTGAAGCTGTGAAGAAAGCTACACAAGAACTTTCTGTTACAGCCCAAACCATAGGAGAAAAACTCTACAAAGTGGCTCAAGAAAAAGAAGCCCCCGCATCAGATGTTCAAGAGGAAGAAAAAAAATCTGAAGGAGAAGATGAGGTGAAAGATGCCCAAACAGAAGAGAAAAAGGACTAA
- the atpD gene encoding F0F1 ATP synthase subunit beta, with protein MSTGKITQIIGPVVDVEFLKELPKIYEAIEIIKEDGEKVVLEVHQHLGTGIVRCVALASTDGLRRHMEVKSTGSSIQVPVGEGILGRMLNLLGEPIDNKGEIKAKKKLSIHRSAPSFSEQSQRAEIFETGIKSIDLICPFVKGGKVGLFGGAGVGKTVVIQELIRNIAQEHGGYSVFAGVGERTREGNDLYHEMKDSGVLEKTALVFGQMNEPPGARQRVALSALTMAENFRDEEGKDVLLFIDNIFRFTQAGSEVSALLGRIPSAVGYQPTLAEEMGQLQERITSTKKGSITSVQAVYVPADDLTDPAPATTFGHLDSTVVLSRALSELGIYPAVDPLDSSSTILDPRIVGEEHYSVARNVQRILQRYKDLQDIIAILGMDELSDEDKITVIRARKIQKFLSQPFFVAQQFTGREGKYVKITDTIKGFKMIAEGEMDDVPEQNFYLKGDISEVREGV; from the coding sequence ATGAGCACAGGAAAAATTACGCAGATAATCGGACCGGTAGTGGATGTGGAATTTCTCAAGGAATTACCAAAGATTTATGAGGCTATTGAAATAATAAAAGAAGATGGGGAGAAAGTGGTCTTGGAAGTACATCAACATTTGGGAACAGGAATAGTAAGATGTGTTGCACTTGCTTCCACGGATGGATTGAGACGACATATGGAAGTAAAATCAACAGGAAGTTCTATACAGGTACCTGTGGGAGAGGGGATTTTAGGAAGAATGCTTAATCTTTTGGGAGAGCCTATCGATAATAAGGGCGAAATAAAAGCTAAGAAAAAACTTTCTATTCATAGAAGTGCGCCTAGTTTTTCTGAACAGTCACAAAGAGCAGAAATTTTTGAAACAGGAATAAAATCTATCGACCTTATCTGTCCTTTTGTTAAAGGAGGAAAAGTAGGATTATTTGGAGGTGCTGGAGTGGGAAAAACAGTAGTTATTCAAGAACTTATTCGAAACATTGCTCAAGAGCATGGTGGTTATTCGGTATTTGCTGGAGTAGGAGAACGGACTCGTGAGGGAAATGATCTTTATCATGAAATGAAAGATTCTGGAGTTCTTGAAAAAACAGCACTTGTTTTTGGACAAATGAATGAGCCTCCTGGAGCTCGTCAACGAGTAGCTCTTTCAGCGCTTACTATGGCAGAGAATTTTCGTGATGAAGAAGGGAAAGACGTTCTTCTTTTTATCGATAATATTTTCCGTTTTACACAAGCTGGATCTGAAGTATCTGCGCTTCTTGGACGTATTCCTTCAGCGGTGGGATATCAACCTACCCTGGCAGAGGAAATGGGACAATTACAAGAACGTATCACTTCGACAAAAAAAGGTTCTATTACTTCCGTTCAAGCTGTATATGTTCCGGCTGATGACCTTACTGATCCAGCACCTGCAACGACGTTCGGACATCTAGATTCAACAGTTGTGCTTTCTCGAGCACTCTCTGAATTGGGAATTTATCCAGCGGTAGATCCTTTGGATTCTAGCTCAACTATTTTGGACCCAAGAATTGTGGGAGAAGAACATTACAGTGTTGCGAGAAATGTACAGAGAATTTTGCAAAGATACAAAGATCTTCAGGATATTATTGCTATTTTAGGAATGGATGAACTTTCGGATGAAGATAAAATTACTGTTATTCGAGCAAGAAAAATTCAAAAATTTCTTTCCCAACCTTTCTTTGTGGCACAACAATTTACTGGAAGAGAAGGAAAATATGTAAAGATTACAGATACTATCAAAGGCTTTAAGATGATTGCTGAGGGGGAAATGGATGATGTTCCTGAACAAAATTTTTATTTGAAAGGAGATATTAGTGAAGTAAGAGAGGGTGTCTAA